Proteins co-encoded in one Deltaproteobacteria bacterium genomic window:
- a CDS encoding xanthine dehydrogenase family protein molybdopterin-binding subunit, with product MADRQLKYVGANTRRVDGYDKVTGRAKYTGDLEIPGMLYGHVLRSHHAHARIAGIDTSAAERLPGVAGVLTGRDVGDLDPHYGGRPLIALERVRYVGEPVAVVAADDPLTAEQAAGLVAVEYEELPAAVGLDAALAPDAPRVHEDREGNICGHEKVRRGDVAQGFAESDRIFEHHFTFPMIYHYSMEPHGVIADYRDDGITLWSSAQHPFLVQADLGRIFGFPDSKVSLNVPYLGGGFGGKSYAKIEPLVVAASRKVRRPVRVCLSVSEAMVTVRRHSARVRVKTGVKDDGTLMAREAEIYLDTGAYMDNGPQVAGRAATRVLGPYRIPHIHTDAYAVYTHAGGAGSFRSIGGPQSIFAGESQMNMIAASLGMDPAELRHKNLLKRGEVLRPGLRPLDVNLAGTLKRLVSASRWKTRSRKDGAPVGLACGMTNAGGQPITVAMVRLQADGAATIMAGSTEMGQGVRTVLSQFVGEELQMPLERIRMSGADTALTPYDRSTGSSRSTTLMGRAVQQAARDVKRQLLKIGATAFGVRANEIKLMDGALVCGEARMSFAEALEKRFGAAAGELIGTGTVGPEIIKDVLPVVWEVGMGTVELDIDRDTGAVSVADYLSVADVGKAINPIQCEGQEEGAAMMGLGHALFEEMIYEGGQLVNSNLVDYRVPSFTDMPRGFHTVLVENGDGLGPYGSRGMGEGGIFSVAPAITGALAHATGVQFCDLPLTPERVWRALRTAGGTDGT from the coding sequence ATGGCGGATCGTCAATTGAAGTACGTCGGCGCCAACACCCGCCGGGTGGACGGCTACGATAAGGTCACGGGCCGGGCCAAGTACACCGGCGACCTGGAAATCCCCGGCATGCTGTACGGCCACGTGCTGCGCAGCCACCATGCGCACGCGCGCATCGCGGGCATCGACACGAGCGCGGCGGAGCGGCTGCCGGGCGTGGCCGGGGTGCTCACCGGACGGGACGTGGGCGACCTAGACCCCCACTACGGCGGCCGTCCGCTCATCGCGCTGGAGCGCGTGCGCTACGTGGGCGAGCCCGTGGCGGTGGTGGCCGCGGACGATCCGCTGACCGCCGAGCAGGCGGCGGGGTTGGTGGCCGTGGAGTACGAGGAGCTGCCCGCGGCGGTGGGGCTCGACGCGGCGCTGGCGCCGGACGCGCCGCGCGTGCACGAGGACCGGGAAGGCAACATCTGCGGCCACGAGAAGGTGCGGCGCGGCGACGTCGCCCAAGGGTTCGCCGAGTCGGACCGGATCTTCGAGCACCACTTCACGTTCCCGATGATCTACCACTACTCGATGGAGCCCCACGGCGTCATCGCCGACTACCGGGACGACGGCATCACCCTGTGGTCGTCGGCGCAGCACCCGTTCCTGGTGCAGGCAGACCTGGGGCGCATCTTCGGGTTTCCCGACAGCAAGGTGAGCCTCAACGTGCCCTACCTGGGGGGCGGCTTCGGCGGCAAGTCCTACGCCAAGATCGAGCCGCTGGTGGTGGCGGCGTCGCGCAAGGTGCGGCGCCCGGTGCGGGTGTGCCTGTCCGTTTCCGAAGCGATGGTGACGGTGCGGCGGCACAGCGCCAGGGTGCGCGTGAAGACCGGAGTGAAGGACGACGGCACCCTCATGGCACGGGAGGCGGAGATCTACCTGGACACCGGCGCCTACATGGACAACGGCCCGCAGGTGGCCGGGCGCGCCGCCACCCGTGTCCTCGGCCCCTACCGCATCCCGCACATCCACACCGACGCCTACGCGGTCTACACCCACGCCGGCGGCGCCGGCTCGTTCCGTTCCATCGGCGGCCCGCAGTCCATCTTCGCGGGCGAGAGCCAGATGAACATGATCGCGGCCAGCCTGGGCATGGACCCGGCGGAGCTGCGCCACAAGAACCTGCTCAAACGCGGCGAGGTGCTGCGGCCGGGTCTGCGGCCCCTGGACGTGAACCTGGCCGGGACCCTGAAGCGCCTGGTGAGCGCCAGCCGCTGGAAGACGCGCTCGAGGAAGGACGGCGCGCCCGTGGGCCTGGCCTGCGGCATGACCAACGCCGGCGGCCAGCCCATCACCGTGGCCATGGTGCGGCTCCAGGCCGACGGCGCCGCCACCATCATGGCCGGCAGCACGGAGATGGGACAGGGGGTGCGCACGGTGCTGTCCCAGTTCGTGGGCGAGGAGCTGCAAATGCCGCTGGAGCGCATCCGCATGTCCGGAGCGGACACGGCCCTCACCCCCTACGACCGCTCCACCGGCTCCAGCCGCTCCACCACGCTCATGGGACGGGCGGTGCAGCAGGCCGCTCGCGACGTCAAGCGCCAGCTCCTCAAGATCGGCGCCACGGCGTTCGGCGTGCGCGCCAACGAGATCAAGTTGATGGACGGGGCGCTGGTGTGCGGCGAGGCGCGCATGTCCTTCGCCGAAGCGCTGGAGAAGCGTTTCGGCGCCGCCGCCGGCGAGTTGATCGGCACCGGCACCGTCGGACCGGAGATCATCAAGGACGTCCTGCCGGTGGTGTGGGAAGTGGGCATGGGCACGGTGGAGCTGGACATCGACCGCGACACCGGCGCCGTCTCGGTGGCCGACTACCTGTCCGTGGCCGACGTGGGCAAGGCCATCAACCCCATCCAGTGCGAAGGCCAGGAAGAAGGCGCCGCCATGATGGGCCTGGGACACGCACTGTTCGAGGAGATGATCTACGAGGGCGGCCAGCTCGTGAACTCGAACCTGGTGGACTACCGGGTCCCCTCCTTCACCGACATGCCCCGGGGATTCCACACGGTGCTGGTGGAGAACGGCGACGGTCTCGGCCCCTACGGCAGCCGCGGCATGGGCGAAGGCGGCATCTTCTCGGTGGCGCCGGCCATCACCGGCGCGCTGGCTCACGCCACCGGGGTGCAGTTCTGCGACCTGCCGCTCACCCCCGAGCGCGTCTGGCGCGCGCTGCGCACCGCCGGAGGCACGGACGGGACATGA
- the metF gene encoding methylenetetrahydrofolate reductase [NAD(P)H], which produces MRIRDRFGQESPLFSFEFFPPKDDQGVDALFETVANLRPLGPAFVSVTYGAGGSTREKTVAITRRIKRETGIEAMAHLTCVGHGRDEIAALLDEYEAAGIENIMALRGDPPRGETAFTPHPEGFSHANELMSFIRDRKDFCLGGAGYPEMHPEAPSPEADLQNLKRKIDAGCDFVVTQLFFDEHDYFDFVARARAAGIDTPIVPGIMPVTNTAQIKRFTQMCGATIPAPLLARLEAAAGDAQAVAQVGVEHATHQCRALLDGGAPGIHFYTLNRSLSTRRIVANLRGR; this is translated from the coding sequence ATGAGGATACGGGATCGTTTCGGCCAGGAAAGCCCGCTCTTCTCCTTCGAGTTCTTCCCGCCCAAGGACGACCAGGGCGTGGACGCGCTGTTCGAGACCGTCGCCAACCTCAGGCCCCTGGGACCGGCCTTCGTGTCCGTCACCTACGGCGCCGGCGGCAGCACGCGCGAGAAGACCGTGGCCATCACCCGGCGCATCAAGCGCGAGACCGGCATCGAGGCCATGGCGCACCTCACCTGCGTCGGCCACGGGCGCGACGAGATCGCCGCGCTGCTGGACGAATACGAAGCCGCGGGCATCGAGAACATCATGGCGCTGCGCGGCGACCCGCCGCGCGGGGAAACGGCCTTCACACCCCATCCCGAAGGCTTCTCCCACGCCAACGAACTCATGTCCTTCATCCGGGACCGCAAGGACTTCTGCCTTGGCGGCGCCGGCTATCCGGAGATGCATCCGGAAGCGCCGAGCCCGGAGGCCGACCTGCAAAACCTCAAGCGCAAGATCGACGCCGGCTGCGACTTCGTCGTCACCCAGCTCTTCTTCGACGAGCACGACTACTTCGACTTCGTCGCGCGCGCCCGGGCGGCGGGCATCGACACCCCCATCGTCCCCGGCATCATGCCCGTCACCAACACCGCCCAGATCAAGCGCTTCACCCAGATGTGCGGCGCCACCATCCCCGCGCCGTTGCTGGCGAGGCTCGAGGCGGCGGCCGGGGACGCTCAGGCGGTCGCCCAGGTGGGCGTCGAGCACGCCACGCACCAGTGCCGCGCCCTGCTCGACGGCGGCGCCCCCGGCATCCACTTCTACACCCTCAACCGCTCCCTCTCGACGCGGCGGATCGTCGCCAACCTGCGAGGACGCTGA
- a CDS encoding UbiD family decarboxylase, with product MAAVEATKISEKELKAGETPSYTDLREWLEIVDSFGQLKRVDGVDWNLEMGTLSELIAQGSNGPVPAVLYDKIKDYPEGFRVLFAQNASFKRMALALGLPLDYTDLDLVRATRDKISQHNPIPHRVVDTGPVMENVLKGDDINLLKFPVPFVHELDGGRYIGTGCLVVTKDPDEGWVNFGTYRGMVQDEKSMNVYISPGKHGRIQRDKWFDRGEKCPVIVCVGQDPVLFMVSGNEVDYGVSEYDYAGGLKGGPIDVIHGEVTGLPFPAHAEIVIEGFMDPDERRTEGPFGEWTGYYASNSRPEPLIRVQRIYHRNDPILTAARPGRPPSDYSIAKCMVKASLIWDQVEKAGVPDVKGVWCHEAGGGRLLNIISIKQRYPGHARQAGFVASQVHAGAYLGRYVIVVDEDIDPTKTFDVLWALATRSDPVDSIDILRRCWSGPLDPRIQPGKKGFNSRAIIDATRPFEWMKDFPPVAESTPELKKKVYDKWRHVIEA from the coding sequence ATGGCAGCAGTAGAGGCAACCAAGATATCCGAGAAGGAACTCAAGGCCGGGGAAACCCCCAGCTATACCGACCTGCGCGAGTGGCTGGAGATCGTCGACAGCTTCGGGCAGTTGAAGCGGGTCGACGGGGTCGACTGGAACCTGGAGATGGGGACCCTGTCGGAGCTCATCGCCCAGGGGAGCAACGGACCCGTGCCCGCTGTCCTCTACGACAAGATCAAGGACTATCCCGAGGGATTCCGGGTGCTGTTCGCCCAGAACGCTTCGTTCAAGCGCATGGCGCTGGCCCTGGGGTTGCCCCTCGACTACACCGACCTCGACCTGGTCCGTGCCACCCGCGACAAGATCTCGCAGCACAACCCGATTCCGCACCGCGTGGTGGACACCGGGCCGGTGATGGAGAACGTGCTCAAGGGCGACGACATCAACCTCTTGAAGTTCCCGGTGCCGTTCGTCCACGAACTGGACGGCGGACGCTACATCGGCACCGGCTGCCTCGTGGTCACCAAGGACCCGGACGAGGGGTGGGTGAACTTCGGCACGTACCGCGGCATGGTGCAGGACGAGAAGAGCATGAACGTGTACATCTCGCCCGGCAAGCACGGCCGCATCCAGCGCGACAAGTGGTTCGACCGGGGCGAGAAGTGCCCGGTCATCGTCTGCGTCGGCCAGGACCCGGTGCTGTTCATGGTGTCCGGCAACGAGGTGGACTACGGCGTGTCCGAGTACGATTACGCCGGCGGGCTCAAGGGCGGTCCCATCGACGTGATCCACGGCGAAGTGACCGGGCTGCCGTTCCCGGCCCATGCCGAGATCGTCATCGAGGGCTTCATGGATCCCGACGAGCGGCGCACGGAAGGGCCGTTCGGCGAGTGGACCGGCTACTACGCCAGCAACAGCCGCCCGGAGCCGCTGATCCGCGTGCAGCGCATCTATCACCGCAACGATCCCATCCTCACCGCCGCCCGGCCCGGGCGTCCGCCTTCGGACTACTCCATCGCCAAGTGCATGGTGAAGGCCTCTCTGATCTGGGACCAGGTGGAGAAGGCCGGCGTGCCCGACGTCAAGGGCGTGTGGTGCCACGAGGCGGGCGGCGGCCGTCTGCTCAACATCATCTCCATCAAGCAGCGCTATCCGGGCCATGCGCGCCAGGCCGGCTTCGTGGCCTCGCAGGTGCACGCGGGCGCGTACCTCGGACGCTACGTCATCGTGGTGGACGAGGACATCGATCCCACCAAGACCTTCGACGTGCTCTGGGCGCTGGCCACCCGTTCCGATCCGGTGGACTCCATCGACATCCTGCGGCGCTGCTGGAGCGGCCCCCTCGACCCGCGCATCCAGCCGGGCAAGAAGGGCTTCAACTCCCGCGCCATCATCGACGCCACCCGGCCCTTCGAGTGGATGAAGGACTTCCCGCCCGTGGCCGAGTCCACGCCGGAGCTCAAGAAGAAGGTGTACGACAAGTGGCGCCACGTCATCGAGGCGTAG
- a CDS encoding ABC transporter ATP-binding protein yields the protein MNDDRVMVDIRSLEKYFGEGTERVHVLKGVSLSIPEGSLYTFLGPSGCGKTTTLRCVAGLERPESGVIDIDDKAVFNSAGGAYVPPNHRPIGMVFQSYAIWPHMTVAENVGYPLTIQRRPRAEIRSRVEDVLKIVGLAGLEDRPAPKLSGGQQQRVAFARALINEPKVMLLDEPLSNLDAKLREQMRYEIKALQRRVNITTIYVTHDQAEALAISDQIAVMHGGKLIEVGDPHQLYAKPKRKFTATFLGLTNLITGKVAEAGANSHPSRLDTEFGMLTFSPAVPMERGTEAVISIRPENITVSREAPASMDNVLQGTLHDAVFMGDAYHCQVKVREQLIRVHTHPANAVAVGTDVYLALDPESCNGLPADDTEGMDDTMMGD from the coding sequence GTGAACGACGACAGAGTCATGGTCGATATCAGGAGCCTCGAGAAGTACTTCGGGGAAGGCACCGAGAGGGTCCATGTCCTCAAGGGGGTTTCTTTGAGCATCCCCGAGGGCTCGCTGTACACCTTCCTGGGCCCCAGCGGCTGCGGCAAGACCACCACGCTGCGCTGCGTGGCCGGGCTGGAGCGGCCGGAGAGCGGGGTCATCGACATCGATGACAAGGCGGTTTTCAACTCCGCGGGCGGCGCCTACGTGCCCCCCAACCACCGTCCCATCGGCATGGTGTTCCAGTCCTACGCCATCTGGCCGCACATGACGGTGGCGGAGAACGTGGGCTATCCCCTGACCATCCAGCGCCGGCCCAGGGCGGAAATCCGCAGCCGCGTGGAAGACGTGCTCAAGATCGTCGGCTTGGCCGGCCTGGAAGACCGGCCGGCCCCCAAGCTGTCCGGCGGCCAGCAGCAGCGGGTGGCCTTCGCCCGGGCGCTGATCAACGAGCCCAAGGTGATGCTCCTGGACGAACCCCTCAGCAACCTGGACGCCAAGCTGCGTGAGCAGATGCGTTACGAGATCAAGGCGCTGCAGCGGCGCGTGAACATCACCACCATCTACGTCACCCACGACCAGGCCGAGGCGCTGGCCATCTCCGACCAGATCGCGGTCATGCACGGCGGCAAGCTCATCGAAGTAGGGGACCCGCACCAGCTCTACGCCAAGCCCAAGCGGAAGTTCACCGCCACGTTCCTGGGGCTGACCAACCTCATCACCGGCAAGGTGGCGGAGGCCGGCGCCAACTCCCATCCCAGCCGCCTCGACACCGAGTTCGGCATGCTCACGTTCAGTCCCGCCGTGCCCATGGAGAGAGGTACCGAGGCGGTGATCTCGATCCGGCCTGAAAACATCACCGTGTCGAGGGAGGCGCCGGCCAGCATGGACAACGTGCTGCAGGGGACGCTTCACGACGCCGTGTTCATGGGCGACGCCTACCATTGCCAGGTCAAGGTCCGGGAGCAGCTCATCCGCGTGCATACGCATCCCGCCAACGCCGTGGCCGTGGGCACCGACGTCTACCTCGCCCTCGACCCCGAGAGCTGCAACGGATTGCCGGCGGACGACACCGAAGGCATGGACGACACCATGATGGGGGACTAG
- a CDS encoding dihydroorotase family protein, with amino-acid sequence MKADLVIKNGTVVTPENTFDGGVAIHDEKFVAIGTNDSLPEGVREIDAKGKHILPGLIDGHVHFREPGMTHKEDFGTGSRSAIAGGITCVVEMPNTIPPVTHPEQVEEKKRLAEEKSLVDFALLGVIVQTNADQILPMARAGAVGYKIFFGETIGNLPFPDDGVCQDVFQNITESRLPLCIHAENRQIMYHHLNRIKEEGKTDPVNWESTRPAICEAESVHHAIFFAETFGTKMHVLHMSSKQAAGMVRDAKARGLRITAETGPHYLLREPKDMEKVGPLLKMNPPVRTRDHGEALWDGLLNGYVDMIATDHSPHTLEEKGADVDGNMLKPAIWECISGFCGVETAVPLILTEVNKGRMSLNHYVKLASENPAKVWQIYPQKGALRVGSDGDVTIVDMDKEGAIDIHKLHSKNNPSPWHGWKVKGMPVTAIVRGHVQMQDGEPVGGPIGRMVYPVPD; translated from the coding sequence ATGAAGGCAGATCTGGTGATCAAGAACGGCACCGTGGTGACGCCCGAGAACACGTTCGACGGCGGGGTGGCCATACACGACGAGAAGTTCGTCGCCATCGGCACCAACGACTCGCTCCCGGAGGGTGTCCGGGAGATCGATGCCAAGGGCAAGCACATCCTGCCCGGACTGATCGACGGCCACGTGCACTTCCGCGAGCCCGGCATGACCCACAAGGAAGACTTCGGCACCGGCTCCCGCTCGGCCATCGCCGGCGGCATCACCTGTGTCGTGGAGATGCCCAACACGATCCCCCCGGTGACTCATCCCGAGCAGGTGGAGGAGAAGAAGCGTCTGGCGGAGGAGAAGTCGCTGGTGGACTTCGCGCTCCTCGGAGTGATCGTGCAGACCAACGCCGACCAGATCCTCCCCATGGCACGGGCCGGCGCGGTAGGCTACAAGATCTTCTTCGGCGAGACCATCGGCAACCTGCCCTTCCCCGACGACGGAGTCTGCCAGGACGTGTTCCAGAACATCACCGAGTCCCGGCTGCCGCTGTGCATCCACGCCGAGAACCGGCAGATCATGTACCACCATCTGAACCGCATCAAGGAGGAGGGCAAGACCGACCCGGTGAACTGGGAATCCACCCGTCCGGCCATCTGCGAGGCCGAGTCTGTTCACCACGCCATCTTCTTCGCCGAGACCTTCGGCACCAAGATGCACGTGCTGCACATGAGCTCCAAGCAGGCCGCCGGCATGGTCCGTGACGCCAAGGCGCGCGGGCTCCGGATCACGGCCGAGACCGGGCCTCACTACCTGCTGCGGGAGCCCAAGGACATGGAAAAGGTGGGGCCGCTGCTCAAGATGAACCCGCCGGTGCGGACCCGGGACCACGGCGAGGCACTGTGGGACGGCCTGCTCAACGGCTACGTGGACATGATCGCCACCGACCACTCTCCCCACACCCTGGAGGAGAAGGGCGCGGACGTCGACGGCAACATGCTGAAGCCCGCCATCTGGGAGTGCATCTCCGGGTTCTGCGGCGTGGAAACCGCCGTCCCGCTGATCCTGACGGAGGTCAACAAGGGCCGCATGAGCCTCAACCATTACGTGAAGTTAGCATCGGAAAACCCCGCTAAAGTGTGGCAAATCTATCCCCAAAAGGGCGCTCTCCGGGTAGGCTCCGACGGCGACGTCACCATCGTCGACATGGACAAGGAAGGCGCCATCGACATCCACAAGCTTCACAGCAAGAACAACCCCTCGCCGTGGCACGGCTGGAAGGTCAAGGGCATGCCCGTGACGGCCATCGTGCGCGGCCACGTGCAGATGCAGGACGGCGAGCCGGTGGGCGGGCCCATCGGCCGCATGGTGTACCCGGTACCGGACTGA
- a CDS encoding xanthine dehydrogenase family protein subunit M: MKRTEPLEFHQPTSLAEATRIMLDGGPGGHFLAGGTDLIIAMKEKGLVPRYVVDLKRIPSLSGIREDGDGITIGALTTLREVEISPLIAGRYPFLAQSAAEVGSIQIRNRATIGGNMANATPSADVAPALLALDARARLAGSGGERTMDLKDFFRGPGQTVAEPGEILTELVIPPRDPRLVGEYIKFSPRDMMDLAYIGVAVTLVLAESDRRCESVAIALGAVSPTPMRAPRAEAVLRGQVLTEELAEEAGRKAAEECSPISDVRSSADYRRAMVRVNTKRALLNAAAGGGPVPWTSRRDRRYG, from the coding sequence ATGAAGCGCACCGAGCCACTCGAATTCCACCAACCCACGAGCCTCGCGGAGGCCACCCGGATCATGCTCGACGGCGGTCCCGGGGGCCACTTCCTGGCGGGCGGCACCGACCTGATCATCGCCATGAAGGAAAAGGGGCTCGTGCCCAGGTACGTGGTGGACCTGAAGCGCATCCCGTCGCTCTCGGGGATCCGCGAGGACGGCGACGGCATTACCATCGGCGCCCTCACCACCCTGCGCGAGGTGGAGATCTCCCCGCTCATCGCCGGACGCTACCCGTTCCTGGCCCAGAGCGCCGCCGAGGTGGGTTCCATCCAGATCCGCAACCGCGCCACCATCGGCGGCAACATGGCCAACGCCACGCCTTCGGCGGACGTGGCGCCGGCGTTGCTGGCCCTGGACGCCAGGGCCAGGCTGGCGGGCAGCGGCGGTGAGCGGACCATGGACCTCAAGGATTTCTTTCGGGGGCCGGGGCAGACGGTGGCCGAGCCCGGAGAGATCCTCACCGAGCTGGTGATTCCGCCGAGGGACCCGCGTCTCGTGGGCGAGTACATCAAGTTCTCGCCGAGGGACATGATGGACTTGGCCTACATCGGCGTGGCAGTGACGCTGGTGCTGGCGGAGAGCGACCGGCGCTGCGAATCCGTGGCCATCGCCCTCGGCGCGGTCTCCCCTACTCCCATGCGCGCACCGCGGGCCGAAGCCGTGCTCCGGGGGCAGGTGCTCACCGAGGAGTTGGCGGAGGAAGCAGGCCGCAAGGCCGCCGAGGAATGCAGCCCCATCAGCGACGTGCGCTCGTCCGCCGACTACCGCCGGGCCATGGTACGGGTGAACACCAAGCGCGCGCTGCTCAATGCCGCCGCGGGCGGCGGCCCGGTGCCGTGGACCAGCCGGCGCGACCGGCGCTATGGCTAG
- a CDS encoding (2Fe-2S)-binding protein, translating to MSQPIEFTLNGKATSVDAPAHRLLLDLLRDEIGMTGTKEGCGTGDCGACTVYLDGKPVNSCLVLTGELAGTDVVTVEGLKDGDAYHPIQAAFIEDGGAQCGYCTPGMLMMAASFLEENPDPTDDDIRFALSGNLCRCTGYVKIVEAVQDAAAELRRRAGKGQAHE from the coding sequence ATGAGCCAACCCATTGAATTCACTTTGAACGGCAAGGCCACGTCGGTGGACGCGCCGGCGCACAGGCTGCTGCTGGACCTGTTGCGGGACGAGATCGGCATGACCGGCACGAAGGAGGGCTGCGGCACCGGCGACTGCGGCGCGTGCACGGTGTACCTCGACGGCAAGCCGGTGAACTCGTGCCTGGTGCTCACGGGCGAGTTGGCGGGCACCGATGTCGTCACCGTCGAGGGGCTCAAGGACGGCGACGCCTACCATCCCATCCAGGCCGCCTTCATCGAGGACGGCGGCGCCCAGTGCGGTTACTGCACCCCGGGCATGCTGATGATGGCCGCGTCTTTCCTCGAGGAAAACCCGGACCCCACGGACGACGACATCCGCTTTGCCCTTTCGGGCAACCTGTGCCGCTGCACCGGATACGTGAAGATCGTCGAGGCGGTCCAGGACGCCGCCGCCGAACTCCGGCGCCGCGCCGGCAAGGGACAGGCCCATGAGTGA
- a CDS encoding xanthine dehydrogenase family protein molybdopterin-binding subunit — MSDLNDLKVVGHPVTRIDVDEKVTGTATYGYDLVLPDMLHGKVLFSTRAHARIVRIDLEKARRHPGVVAAISGADTPWTHGESVKDKPFLAQGKVRYIGEPVAAVAAVDEDTAQAALKLIEVEYEDLPAYFTPEDACQPGAVAIHEEFESYRKAPFIVGAPMPNVCEHFKLRTGDTAEGFRQSDMVLEEKYYVPIIQHAAMEPHSAHAQVDPDSGRVTVWVANDAPFRALTEVSEALGLPQEQIRLINPLQGGGFGSKGGLKLEPIAMGLAFQTGGRPVRVKFNREETFISTLVRHEATVHIKSGVKKDGTLMARHMTLYWGGGAYAEKSPTVCIRGSLPSPGPYRIPHVHVDGYAVYTNKPVAGAFRGYGIPQGAWATEQHMDELARRLAMDPLDFRLKNVFVDGDMAYWGEQLHNVGLTETLTKAAAAIDWGKPKPPGVGRGLACISKPTRSPTTSNAGVLVDADGEITVLAGTVEIGQGCNTILAQVAAEEMRVPIEQIKVAPLDTDVIPFDASTTSSRSTYHMGNAVRRAAIHAREQLLEMAAPALEGKREELVVAGGKIHLQDHEDMALTYGELVRRGLGGEAVLRGDGSYTYEIGKDLDLETGHSDHASAFYMYATQAAEVSVDEETGRVRLHRLSAAHDVGKAINPLNCVAQIEGGVAMGIGSALHENLVIDENGKVRNPSFLDYHLVTSLDVPEIIPIVVECAEPEGPYGAKGLGEPGLAPTPAAIGNAVADAIKSRIRDLPLTPERVFWALEERDRK, encoded by the coding sequence ATGAGTGATCTCAACGATCTCAAGGTGGTCGGCCATCCGGTCACCCGCATCGACGTCGACGAGAAGGTCACCGGGACGGCCACCTACGGGTACGACCTGGTGCTGCCGGACATGCTGCACGGGAAGGTCCTGTTCAGCACCCGGGCGCACGCGCGTATCGTCAGGATCGACCTGGAGAAGGCCCGCAGGCATCCCGGCGTGGTGGCGGCCATCTCCGGCGCCGACACGCCCTGGACCCACGGCGAGTCCGTCAAGGACAAGCCGTTCCTGGCCCAGGGCAAGGTGCGATACATCGGCGAGCCCGTGGCCGCGGTGGCCGCGGTGGACGAGGACACGGCCCAGGCGGCGCTCAAGCTCATCGAGGTCGAGTACGAGGACCTGCCCGCCTACTTCACCCCCGAGGACGCCTGCCAGCCCGGTGCCGTGGCCATCCACGAGGAGTTCGAGAGCTATCGCAAGGCGCCCTTCATCGTCGGCGCGCCCATGCCCAACGTGTGCGAGCACTTCAAGCTGCGCACCGGCGATACCGCCGAGGGTTTCAGGCAGTCGGACATGGTGCTGGAGGAAAAGTACTACGTGCCGATCATCCAGCACGCCGCCATGGAGCCCCATTCGGCCCATGCCCAGGTGGACCCGGACAGCGGACGGGTCACCGTGTGGGTGGCCAACGACGCGCCCTTCCGGGCGCTCACGGAAGTGTCCGAGGCCCTGGGGCTGCCGCAGGAACAGATCCGCCTCATCAACCCGCTCCAGGGCGGCGGCTTCGGCTCCAAGGGCGGGCTCAAGCTCGAGCCCATCGCCATGGGCCTGGCGTTCCAGACCGGCGGGCGGCCGGTGCGGGTGAAATTCAACCGCGAGGAGACCTTCATCTCGACGCTGGTGCGCCACGAGGCCACCGTGCACATCAAGAGCGGGGTCAAGAAGGACGGCACGCTCATGGCCCGTCATATGACGCTCTACTGGGGCGGCGGCGCATACGCCGAGAAGAGCCCCACGGTGTGCATCCGCGGCAGCCTCCCCTCCCCCGGCCCCTACCGCATCCCCCACGTACACGTGGACGGCTACGCGGTCTACACCAACAAACCCGTGGCCGGAGCGTTTCGCGGCTACGGCATCCCCCAGGGCGCCTGGGCCACCGAGCAGCACATGGACGAGCTGGCGCGCCGGCTGGCCATGGACCCGCTGGACTTCCGCCTCAAGAACGTCTTCGTGGACGGCGACATGGCCTACTGGGGCGAGCAACTGCACAACGTCGGCCTCACCGAGACCCTGACCAAGGCGGCGGCGGCCATCGACTGGGGCAAGCCCAAGCCGCCGGGAGTCGGCCGCGGCCTGGCCTGCATCTCCAAGCCAACCCGCTCGCCCACCACCTCCAACGCCGGGGTGCTGGTGGACGCCGACGGCGAGATAACCGTGCTTGCGGGCACGGTGGAGATCGGCCAAGGGTGCAACACGATCCTGGCCCAGGTGGCCGCCGAAGAGATGCGGGTGCCCATCGAGCAGATCAAGGTGGCGCCGCTGGACACCGACGTGATCCCCTTCGACGCCTCCACCACCTCCAGCCGGAGCACCTACCACATGGGCAACGCCGTGCGCCGGGCCGCCATCCACGCCCGGGAACAGCTCCTGGAGATGGCCGCTCCCGCGCTCGAAGGCAAGCGGGAGGAGCTGGTGGTGGCCGGCGGCAAGATCCACCTCCAGGACCACGAGGACATGGCCCTGACCTATGGCGAACTGGTCCGGCGCGGGCTCGGGGGCGAGGCGGTGCTCCGGGGCGACGGCTCCTACACCTACGAGATCGGCAAGGACCTGGACCTGGAGACCGGCCACAGCGACCACGCGTCGGCCTTCTACATGTACGCCACCCAGGCCGCCGAGGTCTCGGTGGACGAGGAGACCGGCCGGGTCCGGCTGCACCGGCTGTCCGCCGCCCACGACGTGGGCAAGGCCATCAACCCGCTCAACTGCGTGGCTCAGATCGAGGGCGGCGTGGCCATGGGCATCGGCTCCGCCCTCCACGAGAACCTGGTCATCGACGAGAACGGAAAAGTGCGGAACCCGTCGTTCCTGGACTACCACCTGGTGACGTCGCTGGACGTGCCCGAGATCATTCCCATCGTCGTCGAGTGCGCCGAGCCCGAGGGCCCCTACGGCGCCAAGGGACTGGGCGAGCCGGGCCTGGCGCCCACCCCCGCGGCCATCGGCAACGCGGTGGCGGACGCCATCAAGTCCCGTATCCGCGATCTGCCGCTGACGCCGGAGCGGGTGTTCTGGGCGCTGGAGGAACGCGACCGGAAGTAG